A window from Oreochromis aureus strain Israel breed Guangdong linkage group 16, ZZ_aureus, whole genome shotgun sequence encodes these proteins:
- the ofd1 gene encoding oral-facial-digital syndrome 1 protein homolog isoform X2 — protein sequence MSSSKEDALSPDELRKRLYQTFKSKGVLDTLKAQLRNQLIQELKYPALAGQEPVPRPAHVKHEPILVSACNSIVADHLQNSGYEYTLSVFYPESGLSKDKVFTKEDLLQLLKIRPESNLYKSLSSNKEKHDRGFLISLLTQLTDHYTRNLCHDADTQTSLSSYGESLVEKMKTIDREYEGLGYNEDKVFPLQSKLSAYRKDIEVQMETEMNLKIQHFKEVEIAKVRLEEKSKFHKEFERLKQELERTYEMKTKALMEREKNAIDRLQKQQEIEEKNLYIERQSVLKEIETLRSRENELRMRTEAFEKTCQIHEEKIKTAEELLRRRELAVKTMEDTYDQRLKNELSRYQLELKEDYIKRTEKLTESENRNKVETVRIQKESAAINAKLEDHSRTCSELKRLQIELDTAQQQISLLTQQKELLRERMESMSDYPHLTKEKAELQGQLQLLKKQLEEAQEEKRLLHADLSKPSKEQLALQLELQRLQSARRLDAEEFDNQKQVLQAQLQSEMEQCAQFKAQLIECKEKSQWMANHVEDIKMQLHQTQQALENEVLRNPKPSLVDRSVLELGADKLVPPDIYVDRTLLRARVGYDVCEIDGNLGGHKSPWSDVPDSDLELVAEAKARIKELQKEAETLEEAYRNYQQRAVRSTISHMLPPRPLSPQQPHPSHSPDSPLRKHDPLRSHTHLANKPKISHRPLSPQSVQSPSNGTRKTLPAAQSRVTFSEDHNQQQATCFVDHSLYSLTEPLFLKNGNAPDESLALSKHPSSTTQSSFKNNRQREVIEGPVASVVTLPQLSSDRQLSPALRNEVVTSEDLSSELSPPRSPQLRSTARDHSSPPKLQQVFSSSESSPQPEKISLEDLTGGLSEPGHIPELLLDTAVPLSEEAPAAPHPQDLPKDLIDSQGQTEVPQSLGESEKEENEEQRWERERKEREEKRQREQEEARERELQELERLEKEMLLQEVENPKQEEEEETGVKKGVNEEISGEKDNESKSENPLDKYMKMVLEAREKQHAQSSQRDEAEYLSPEAKSLSEDKEDSIAAYSHKDEDDDFW from the exons ATGTCCTCCTCTAAGGAAGATGCGTTATCCCCTGATGAGCTGAGGAAAAGACTCTATCAGACTTTTAAAAGTAAAGGAGTTCTTGATACACTCAAG GCACAGCTGCGAAATCAGCTCATCCAGGAGTTAAAATACCCAGCTTTGGCTGGCCAAGAACCAGTTCCCAGGCCAGCACATGTGAAACATGAACCCATATTAGTTTCAGCCTGTAACAGCATAGTGGCAGATCATCTCCAGAACTCAGGGTATGAATACACACTTTCTGTGTTCTATCCTGAAAGCGGATTATCTAAAGACAAG GTTTTTACAAAAGAAGACCTCCTTCAGCTTCTTAAAATACGCCCTGAATCAAACCTTTACAAGTCATTG tcttcaaataaagaaaaacatgatagGG GGTTCCTGATCAGCCTTCTAACACAGCTTACAGATCATTATACTCGGAACCTGTGCCATGATGCCGACACTCAGACAAGTTTATCGAGTTATGGGGAGTCTCTTG TAGAGAAGATGAAAACAATAGATCGGGAATACGAGGGTTTGGGGTACAATGAGGACAAAGTGTTTCCATTACAGTCAAAACTGTCTGCGTATAGAAAAGACATTGAAGTGCAGATGGAAACAGAAATGAACTTAAAG ATACAACATTTTAAAGAAGTTGAAATTGCCAAGGTGAGGTTGGAAGAAAAATCCAAATTTCATAAAGAATTTGAAAGGCTGAAGCAGGAGCTGGAGAGGACTTATGAAATGAAGACAAAGGCCTTGATGGAGCGAGAGAAAAATGCCATTGATCGGTTGCAAAAACAGCAAGAG ATTGAAGAAAAGAACTTATACATTGAGAGACAGTCAGTGCTGAAGGAAATTGAAACACTACGTAGCAGAGAAAATGAGCTGAGGATGAGAACAGAAGCCTTTGAAAA GACTTGTCAAATTCATGAGGAGAAGATCAAGACAGCTGAAGAGCTGCTGAGGAGGAGAGAACTGGCTGTGAAAACCATGGAGGACACATATGACCAGAGGCTGAAGAATGAACTTTCCAG GTATCAGCTTGAGCTAAAGGAGGACTACATCAAGAGAACAGAAAAGCTCACAGAAAGTGAGAACAGAAACAAAG TGGAAACTGTCCGTATCCAAAAGGAGTCAGCTGCAATTAATGCCAAATTGGAGGACCACAGTAGAACGTGCTCAGAGCTGAAGCGGCTGCAG ATCGAGTTAGacacagcacagcagcagatttctctGCTGACTCAACAGAAGGAGCTGTTAAGGGAAAGAATGGAGAGCATGAGTGACTACCCCCACTTAACAAAAGAGAAAGCAGAGCTGCAGGGGCAGCTGCAGCtgctaaagaaacagctggaggaggcCCAAGAGGAGAAACGGCTTCTTCATGCAG ATTTGAGCAAACCATCCAAAGAGCAACTGGCCTTGCAGTTGGAGCTTCAGAGGCTACAGAGTGCTCGCAGATTGGATGCGGAAGAATTTGACAACCAGAAACAGGTGCTGCAGGCACAGCTCCAGAGTGAG atgGAGCAATGTGCCCAGTTCAAAGCTCAGCTGATAGAGTGTAAAGAGAAATCCCAGTGGATGGCTAACCATGTTGAGGACATTAAAATGCAGCTTCACCAAACTCAGCAAG CTCTTGAAAATGAAGTGCTGCGTAATCCCAAACCATCTCTTGTTGATCGCTCTGTACTAGAGCTCGGCGCTGACAAGCTGGTTCCTCCTGACATCTATGTGGACAGAACTCTGCTGAGGGCCAGGGTGGGATATGATGTTTGTGAAATAGATGGCAATCTGGGAGGACACAAATCGCCTTGGAGTGATGTACCAGATTCTGACTTGGAGTTGGTAGCTGAAGCCAAGGCTCGGATCAAGGAGCTGCAGAAGGAGGCTGAGACTTTAGAGGAAGCTTACAGGAACtaccagcagagggcagtgcGCTCCACCATCTCACACATGCTTCCCCCAAGACCTCTTTCCCCACAACAACCACATCCTTCTCATTCCCCTGACTCTCCTCTTAGAAAACATGACCCTCTCCGTTCACACACTCACTTAGCCAACAAACCAAAGATCTCACACAGACCACTGTCTCCTCAGTCTGTCCAATCCCCCTCCAATGGCACCAGAAAGACTTTACCAGCTGCACAATCAAGAGTTACCTTCTCAGAAGATCATAACCAGCAACAGGCCACATGTTTTGTTGACCACAGTCTCTATTCACTGACTGAGCCTTTGTTCCTAAAAAATGGAAACGCTCCAGATGAAAGCTTGGCTCTATCCAAGCACCCATCCTCTACAACACAATCTTCCTTCAAGAATAATCGTCAAAGAGAAGTTATAGAAG GGCCAGTCGCGTCTGTAGTCACGCTTCCACAGCTGTCGTCTGACAGACAGCTCTCTCCTGCCCTCCGCAATGAGGTGGTGACCTCAGAGGACTTGTCCTCCGAGCTCAGTCCACCTCGCAGTCCTCAGCTCAGGAGCACAGCACGCGACCACTCCAG TCCACCAAAGCTACAGCAAGTCTTCTCCAGCTCAGAGTCTTCCCCACAGCCTGAGAAGATAAGCCTCGAAGATCTCACTGGAGGATTATCAG AGCCCGGCCACATTCCAGAGCTTCTCCTGGACACTGCTGTCCCTCTCTCCGAGGAGGCCCCTGCTGCCCCCCACCCACAAGACCTCCCAAAAGACCTAATAGACTCACAGGGCCAAACGG AAGTCCCACAAAGTTTGGGTGAAtctgaaaaggaagaaaatgaagaacaaaggtgggaaagagagcggaaagaaagagaagaaaaaagacaaagggAGCAAGAAgaagccagagagagagagctgcaaGAACTTGAGCGACTAGAGAAAGAGATG CTTTTGCAAGAGGTGGAAAATCcaaaacaggaagaagaagaagaaactgggGTTAAGAAAGGAGTAAATGAAGAAATCAGTGGAGAGAAAGATAATGAGTCTAAAAGTGAAAATCCACTGGACAAATACATGAAGATGGTCTTGGAAGCAAGAGAGAAGCAACATGCACAG AGCTCTCAGAGAGATGAGGCAGAATATTTAAGCCCAGAGGCCAAGAGTTTGTCTGAGGATAAAGAAGACAG CATTGCAGCATATTCACACaaggatgaagatgatgatttTTGGTGA
- the gpm6bb gene encoding glycoprotein M6Bb isoform X3, whose protein sequence is METQSDENQDQRQDKRGCFECCIKCLGGVPYASLVATILCFSGVALFCGCGHVALTGTVTILENHFSKVTSDNAMLTDIIQLMQYIIYGIASFFFLYGIILLAEGFYTTSAVKELHSEFKTTICGRCISGMFVFLTYILGVAWLGVFGFSAVPVFLFYNMWSTCAAMKSPMANFTNIESICVDARQYGIIPWNATPGKACGSTLGDICNTSEFYLSYHLYIVACAGAGATVIALLIYMMATTYNFAVLKFKSREDCCTKF, encoded by the exons atgGAAACTCAATCAGACGAAAACCAAGACCAGAGGCAGGACAAAAGAG gtTGCTTCGAGTGTTGCATCAAATGTTTAGGCGGCGTGCCCTATGCATCTCTGGTGGCTACGATCCTCTGCTTCTCTGGTGTCGCCCTATTCTGTGGATGTGGCCATGTGGCCCTCACTGGCACTGTGACCATCCTGGAAAACCACTTCTCCAAGGTCACCAGCGATAATGCCATGCTCACTGACAT AATACAGCTGATGCAGTATATCATCTACGGCattgcttcatttttcttcctctATGGGATCATTCTGCTTGCTGAGGGTTTCTATACAACTAGCGCAGTCAAGGAACTGCACAGCGAGTTCAAGACCACCATCTGTGGACGATGCATCAGTGGAATG TTTGTGTTCCTCACATACATCCTGGGTGTGGCCTGGCTCGGTGTGTTTGGCTTCTCTGCTGTGCCCGTCTTCCTCTTCTACAACATGTGGTCTACCTGTGCTGCCATGAAGTCTCCGATGGCCAACTTCACAAACATTGAGTCCATCTGCGTGGATGCCCGTCAGTATG GAATTATCCCGTGGAATGCCACACCAGGCAAGGCCTGTGGATCAACGCTAGGTGACATCTGCAACACCAGTGAG TTCTACCTGTCTTATCACCTGTACATCGTAGCGTGCGCCGGGGCAGGAGCCACTGTCATCGCTCTG CTGATCTACATGATGGCTACCACTTATAACTTTGCTGTTTTGAAGTTTAAGAGTCGAGAAGACTGCTGCACTAAGTTTTAA
- the gpm6bb gene encoding glycoprotein M6Bb isoform X2, which produces MGCFECCIKCLGGVPYASLVATILCFSGVALFCGCGHVALTGTVTILENHFSKVTSDNAMLTDIIQLMQYIIYGIASFFFLYGIILLAEGFYTTSAVKELHSEFKTTICGRCISGMFVFLTYILGVAWLGVFGFSAVPVFLFYNMWSTCAAMKSPMANFTNIESICVDARQYGIIPWNATPGKACGSTLGDICNTSEFYLSYHLYIVACAGAGATVIALIHFLMILSANWAYLKDASHMHAYQDIKMKEERELQDITSRSKECLNSYT; this is translated from the exons gtTGCTTCGAGTGTTGCATCAAATGTTTAGGCGGCGTGCCCTATGCATCTCTGGTGGCTACGATCCTCTGCTTCTCTGGTGTCGCCCTATTCTGTGGATGTGGCCATGTGGCCCTCACTGGCACTGTGACCATCCTGGAAAACCACTTCTCCAAGGTCACCAGCGATAATGCCATGCTCACTGACAT AATACAGCTGATGCAGTATATCATCTACGGCattgcttcatttttcttcctctATGGGATCATTCTGCTTGCTGAGGGTTTCTATACAACTAGCGCAGTCAAGGAACTGCACAGCGAGTTCAAGACCACCATCTGTGGACGATGCATCAGTGGAATG TTTGTGTTCCTCACATACATCCTGGGTGTGGCCTGGCTCGGTGTGTTTGGCTTCTCTGCTGTGCCCGTCTTCCTCTTCTACAACATGTGGTCTACCTGTGCTGCCATGAAGTCTCCGATGGCCAACTTCACAAACATTGAGTCCATCTGCGTGGATGCCCGTCAGTATG GAATTATCCCGTGGAATGCCACACCAGGCAAGGCCTGTGGATCAACGCTAGGTGACATCTGCAACACCAGTGAG TTCTACCTGTCTTATCACCTGTACATCGTAGCGTGCGCCGGGGCAGGAGCCACTGTCATCGCTCTG ATCCACTTCCTCATGATTCTCTCAGCAAACTGGGCCTACCTTAAGGATGCCAGTCATATGCATGCCTACCAAGACATCAAAATGAAGGAAGAGCGGGAGCTGCAGGACATCACCTCACGCTCAAAGGAATGCCTCAATTCCTACACATAA
- the gpm6bb gene encoding glycoprotein M6Bb isoform X1: protein METQSDENQDQRQDKRGCFECCIKCLGGVPYASLVATILCFSGVALFCGCGHVALTGTVTILENHFSKVTSDNAMLTDIIQLMQYIIYGIASFFFLYGIILLAEGFYTTSAVKELHSEFKTTICGRCISGMFVFLTYILGVAWLGVFGFSAVPVFLFYNMWSTCAAMKSPMANFTNIESICVDARQYGIIPWNATPGKACGSTLGDICNTSEFYLSYHLYIVACAGAGATVIALIHFLMILSANWAYLKDASHMHAYQDIKMKEERELQDITSRSKECLNSYT, encoded by the exons atgGAAACTCAATCAGACGAAAACCAAGACCAGAGGCAGGACAAAAGAG gtTGCTTCGAGTGTTGCATCAAATGTTTAGGCGGCGTGCCCTATGCATCTCTGGTGGCTACGATCCTCTGCTTCTCTGGTGTCGCCCTATTCTGTGGATGTGGCCATGTGGCCCTCACTGGCACTGTGACCATCCTGGAAAACCACTTCTCCAAGGTCACCAGCGATAATGCCATGCTCACTGACAT AATACAGCTGATGCAGTATATCATCTACGGCattgcttcatttttcttcctctATGGGATCATTCTGCTTGCTGAGGGTTTCTATACAACTAGCGCAGTCAAGGAACTGCACAGCGAGTTCAAGACCACCATCTGTGGACGATGCATCAGTGGAATG TTTGTGTTCCTCACATACATCCTGGGTGTGGCCTGGCTCGGTGTGTTTGGCTTCTCTGCTGTGCCCGTCTTCCTCTTCTACAACATGTGGTCTACCTGTGCTGCCATGAAGTCTCCGATGGCCAACTTCACAAACATTGAGTCCATCTGCGTGGATGCCCGTCAGTATG GAATTATCCCGTGGAATGCCACACCAGGCAAGGCCTGTGGATCAACGCTAGGTGACATCTGCAACACCAGTGAG TTCTACCTGTCTTATCACCTGTACATCGTAGCGTGCGCCGGGGCAGGAGCCACTGTCATCGCTCTG ATCCACTTCCTCATGATTCTCTCAGCAAACTGGGCCTACCTTAAGGATGCCAGTCATATGCATGCCTACCAAGACATCAAAATGAAGGAAGAGCGGGAGCTGCAGGACATCACCTCACGCTCAAAGGAATGCCTCAATTCCTACACATAA
- the ofd1 gene encoding oral-facial-digital syndrome 1 protein homolog isoform X1: MSSSKEDALSPDELRKRLYQTFKSKGVLDTLKAQLRNQLIQELKYPALAGQEPVPRPAHVKHEPILVSACNSIVADHLQNSGYEYTLSVFYPESGLSKDKVFTKEDLLQLLKIRPESNLYKSLSSNKEKHDRAGFLISLLTQLTDHYTRNLCHDADTQTSLSSYGESLVEKMKTIDREYEGLGYNEDKVFPLQSKLSAYRKDIEVQMETEMNLKIQHFKEVEIAKVRLEEKSKFHKEFERLKQELERTYEMKTKALMEREKNAIDRLQKQQEIEEKNLYIERQSVLKEIETLRSRENELRMRTEAFEKTCQIHEEKIKTAEELLRRRELAVKTMEDTYDQRLKNELSRYQLELKEDYIKRTEKLTESENRNKVETVRIQKESAAINAKLEDHSRTCSELKRLQIELDTAQQQISLLTQQKELLRERMESMSDYPHLTKEKAELQGQLQLLKKQLEEAQEEKRLLHADLSKPSKEQLALQLELQRLQSARRLDAEEFDNQKQVLQAQLQSEMEQCAQFKAQLIECKEKSQWMANHVEDIKMQLHQTQQALENEVLRNPKPSLVDRSVLELGADKLVPPDIYVDRTLLRARVGYDVCEIDGNLGGHKSPWSDVPDSDLELVAEAKARIKELQKEAETLEEAYRNYQQRAVRSTISHMLPPRPLSPQQPHPSHSPDSPLRKHDPLRSHTHLANKPKISHRPLSPQSVQSPSNGTRKTLPAAQSRVTFSEDHNQQQATCFVDHSLYSLTEPLFLKNGNAPDESLALSKHPSSTTQSSFKNNRQREVIEGPVASVVTLPQLSSDRQLSPALRNEVVTSEDLSSELSPPRSPQLRSTARDHSSPPKLQQVFSSSESSPQPEKISLEDLTGGLSEPGHIPELLLDTAVPLSEEAPAAPHPQDLPKDLIDSQGQTEVPQSLGESEKEENEEQRWERERKEREEKRQREQEEARERELQELERLEKEMLLQEVENPKQEEEEETGVKKGVNEEISGEKDNESKSENPLDKYMKMVLEAREKQHAQSSQRDEAEYLSPEAKSLSEDKEDSIAAYSHKDEDDDFW; encoded by the exons ATGTCCTCCTCTAAGGAAGATGCGTTATCCCCTGATGAGCTGAGGAAAAGACTCTATCAGACTTTTAAAAGTAAAGGAGTTCTTGATACACTCAAG GCACAGCTGCGAAATCAGCTCATCCAGGAGTTAAAATACCCAGCTTTGGCTGGCCAAGAACCAGTTCCCAGGCCAGCACATGTGAAACATGAACCCATATTAGTTTCAGCCTGTAACAGCATAGTGGCAGATCATCTCCAGAACTCAGGGTATGAATACACACTTTCTGTGTTCTATCCTGAAAGCGGATTATCTAAAGACAAG GTTTTTACAAAAGAAGACCTCCTTCAGCTTCTTAAAATACGCCCTGAATCAAACCTTTACAAGTCATTG tcttcaaataaagaaaaacatgatagGG CAGGGTTCCTGATCAGCCTTCTAACACAGCTTACAGATCATTATACTCGGAACCTGTGCCATGATGCCGACACTCAGACAAGTTTATCGAGTTATGGGGAGTCTCTTG TAGAGAAGATGAAAACAATAGATCGGGAATACGAGGGTTTGGGGTACAATGAGGACAAAGTGTTTCCATTACAGTCAAAACTGTCTGCGTATAGAAAAGACATTGAAGTGCAGATGGAAACAGAAATGAACTTAAAG ATACAACATTTTAAAGAAGTTGAAATTGCCAAGGTGAGGTTGGAAGAAAAATCCAAATTTCATAAAGAATTTGAAAGGCTGAAGCAGGAGCTGGAGAGGACTTATGAAATGAAGACAAAGGCCTTGATGGAGCGAGAGAAAAATGCCATTGATCGGTTGCAAAAACAGCAAGAG ATTGAAGAAAAGAACTTATACATTGAGAGACAGTCAGTGCTGAAGGAAATTGAAACACTACGTAGCAGAGAAAATGAGCTGAGGATGAGAACAGAAGCCTTTGAAAA GACTTGTCAAATTCATGAGGAGAAGATCAAGACAGCTGAAGAGCTGCTGAGGAGGAGAGAACTGGCTGTGAAAACCATGGAGGACACATATGACCAGAGGCTGAAGAATGAACTTTCCAG GTATCAGCTTGAGCTAAAGGAGGACTACATCAAGAGAACAGAAAAGCTCACAGAAAGTGAGAACAGAAACAAAG TGGAAACTGTCCGTATCCAAAAGGAGTCAGCTGCAATTAATGCCAAATTGGAGGACCACAGTAGAACGTGCTCAGAGCTGAAGCGGCTGCAG ATCGAGTTAGacacagcacagcagcagatttctctGCTGACTCAACAGAAGGAGCTGTTAAGGGAAAGAATGGAGAGCATGAGTGACTACCCCCACTTAACAAAAGAGAAAGCAGAGCTGCAGGGGCAGCTGCAGCtgctaaagaaacagctggaggaggcCCAAGAGGAGAAACGGCTTCTTCATGCAG ATTTGAGCAAACCATCCAAAGAGCAACTGGCCTTGCAGTTGGAGCTTCAGAGGCTACAGAGTGCTCGCAGATTGGATGCGGAAGAATTTGACAACCAGAAACAGGTGCTGCAGGCACAGCTCCAGAGTGAG atgGAGCAATGTGCCCAGTTCAAAGCTCAGCTGATAGAGTGTAAAGAGAAATCCCAGTGGATGGCTAACCATGTTGAGGACATTAAAATGCAGCTTCACCAAACTCAGCAAG CTCTTGAAAATGAAGTGCTGCGTAATCCCAAACCATCTCTTGTTGATCGCTCTGTACTAGAGCTCGGCGCTGACAAGCTGGTTCCTCCTGACATCTATGTGGACAGAACTCTGCTGAGGGCCAGGGTGGGATATGATGTTTGTGAAATAGATGGCAATCTGGGAGGACACAAATCGCCTTGGAGTGATGTACCAGATTCTGACTTGGAGTTGGTAGCTGAAGCCAAGGCTCGGATCAAGGAGCTGCAGAAGGAGGCTGAGACTTTAGAGGAAGCTTACAGGAACtaccagcagagggcagtgcGCTCCACCATCTCACACATGCTTCCCCCAAGACCTCTTTCCCCACAACAACCACATCCTTCTCATTCCCCTGACTCTCCTCTTAGAAAACATGACCCTCTCCGTTCACACACTCACTTAGCCAACAAACCAAAGATCTCACACAGACCACTGTCTCCTCAGTCTGTCCAATCCCCCTCCAATGGCACCAGAAAGACTTTACCAGCTGCACAATCAAGAGTTACCTTCTCAGAAGATCATAACCAGCAACAGGCCACATGTTTTGTTGACCACAGTCTCTATTCACTGACTGAGCCTTTGTTCCTAAAAAATGGAAACGCTCCAGATGAAAGCTTGGCTCTATCCAAGCACCCATCCTCTACAACACAATCTTCCTTCAAGAATAATCGTCAAAGAGAAGTTATAGAAG GGCCAGTCGCGTCTGTAGTCACGCTTCCACAGCTGTCGTCTGACAGACAGCTCTCTCCTGCCCTCCGCAATGAGGTGGTGACCTCAGAGGACTTGTCCTCCGAGCTCAGTCCACCTCGCAGTCCTCAGCTCAGGAGCACAGCACGCGACCACTCCAG TCCACCAAAGCTACAGCAAGTCTTCTCCAGCTCAGAGTCTTCCCCACAGCCTGAGAAGATAAGCCTCGAAGATCTCACTGGAGGATTATCAG AGCCCGGCCACATTCCAGAGCTTCTCCTGGACACTGCTGTCCCTCTCTCCGAGGAGGCCCCTGCTGCCCCCCACCCACAAGACCTCCCAAAAGACCTAATAGACTCACAGGGCCAAACGG AAGTCCCACAAAGTTTGGGTGAAtctgaaaaggaagaaaatgaagaacaaaggtgggaaagagagcggaaagaaagagaagaaaaaagacaaagggAGCAAGAAgaagccagagagagagagctgcaaGAACTTGAGCGACTAGAGAAAGAGATG CTTTTGCAAGAGGTGGAAAATCcaaaacaggaagaagaagaagaaactgggGTTAAGAAAGGAGTAAATGAAGAAATCAGTGGAGAGAAAGATAATGAGTCTAAAAGTGAAAATCCACTGGACAAATACATGAAGATGGTCTTGGAAGCAAGAGAGAAGCAACATGCACAG AGCTCTCAGAGAGATGAGGCAGAATATTTAAGCCCAGAGGCCAAGAGTTTGTCTGAGGATAAAGAAGACAG CATTGCAGCATATTCACACaaggatgaagatgatgatttTTGGTGA